A single region of the Stigmatopora argus isolate UIUO_Sarg chromosome 6, RoL_Sarg_1.0, whole genome shotgun sequence genome encodes:
- the ncoa5 gene encoding nuclear receptor coactivator 5 isoform X4 — MAQKGRIYKGYRIDVNMAVERRSTKPHSQQSPPRRAFGGYGDGKEPRPRSRSRSPGNPREPRDRDARDPRDRDNREGRDGRSSPGREPRPGSHPRDHEYRYRGSDGRDKDLRSPRDPAYKLDYDRYYRGGNPADDYYRRKDEPFRDQYRDPWNGRREAEADDRVRPEERRRNELYRQYYEELQRRQETDRPVDCSVIVVNKAQNREYAETVGRKVHDLGMVVDLIFLNTEVSLTQALEDVGRARTPFAIIITQQHQVHRSCTVNILFGTPQEHRNMPMQDAMMLISHNYDTYKMENREKEREEIARKAAKMADDVLLRDPDRESHPVTVLTSITLLAENRFLTPEELEGMISYLTDKRTRLVRNPADPLAAAVLPATAEVPPAVGMGTSAMGPGLSSRVAQQQSGLMASQSGHMASQSGHMAPQSGLMAQQQTGLMAPQSSHMAPQSSHMAPQSSHMAPHSAHMGPQSGLMAPQSMASQSTSLGAQANSNQELQAKILSLFKSTASSSASATTAQSQDYGSARSAGAAAQGYGVPMGRGAVASPGGPRAGNASGGINFDNPSVQKALDTLIQSGPALNHLVNSGSLMPQQQQQQQQQQQQQQMHHQSQMHQQSLQAGRPAANMGQMQQMYPRHY, encoded by the exons ATGGCCCAAAAGGGTCGAATTTATAAAGGTTATAGAATAG atGTAAATATGGCAGTGGAACGACGGTCAACTAAACCTCATTCCCAGCAGAGCCCTCCACGCAG GGCATTTGGTGGTTACGGGGACGGGAAAGAGCCACGGCCCCGGTCCCGCTCCCGCTCTCCAGGTAACCCTCGTGAGCCCCGAGACCGCGACGCTCGTGACCCCCGAGATCGCGACAACCGCGAAGGACGTGACGGGAGGAGCTCTCCGGGCAGGGAACCGAGACCAGGAAGCCACCCTCGCGACCACGAGTATCGTTATCGCGGTTCCGATGGCAGAGACAAGGACCTGAGAAGCCCACGAGATCCCGCCTATAA ATTGGATTATGACCGTTACTACCGTGGTGGAAACCCCGCTGACGACTACTACAGAAGAAAGGATGAACCATTTAGGGACCAGTACAGGGACCCATGGAATGGCCGTCGGGAGGCTGAAG CAGATGATCGCGTTCGACCAGAGGAGCGCAGACGCAATGAGTTGTATCGACAGTACTACGAAGAACTGCAACGGCGCCAAGAAACAGATCGCCCAGTCGACTGTTCCGTAATCGTCGTCAACAAGGCCCAGAA CCGGGAGTATGCCGAGACAGTTGGCCGCAAAGTGCACGACTTGGGCATGGTGGTCGACCTGATCTTCCTCAACACCGAAGTGTCACTGACACAGGCGCTGGAGGACGTGGGCCGCGCCCGCACACCCTTTGCAATCATCATTACCCAGCAGCACCAGGTGCACCGATCCTGCACAGTTAACATCCTCTTCGGCACGCCTCAAG AGCACCGCAACATGCCAATGCAGGATGCTATGATGCTGATCAGCCACAATTACGACACTTATAAGATGGAGAACCGCGAGAAGGAGCGTGAGGAGATAGCACGCAAGGCCGCTAAAATGGCTGACGACGTGTTGCTTCGCGACCCCGACCGCGAGAGCCACCCCGTCACCGTACTAACATCCATCACGCTACTGGCAGAAAACAG GTTTTTAACGCCCGAAGAACTAGAAGGTATGATCTCATACCTCACCGACAAACGTACTCGACTTGTACGAAATCCTGCGGACCCCCTTGCAG CTGCTGTCCTTCCCGCCACTGCTGAAGTGCCGCCTGCAGTGGGCATGGGAACATCAGCAATGGGTCCTGGCCTTTCTTCCCGGGTGGCGCAGCAACAGTCGGGCCTCATGGCGTCCCAGTCTGGCCACATGGCGTCCCAGTCTGGCCACATGGCACCCCAGTCTGGTCTCATGGCACAGCAGCAGACTGGCCTTATGGCACCCCAGTCCAGTCACATGGCACCGCAGTCCAGTCACATGGCACCCCAGTCCAGTCACATGGCACCCCATTCCGCTCACATGGGCCCTCAGTCCGGCCTCATGGCTCCCCAATCCATGGCGTCGCAGTCGACGTCTCTGGGCGCGCAGGCCAACTCCAACCAGGAGCTCCAGGCCAAAATTCTCAGCCTGTTCAAGAGCACAGCATCTTCAAGCGCCTCCGCGACTACAGCTCAGTCCCAAGACTACGGCTCGGCACGGTCTGCTGGGGCGGCAGCTCAGGGCTATGGAGTACCCATGGGCCGTGGCGCTGTGGCCTCGCCAGGTGGTCCTAGAGCTGGCAATGCTTCTGGCGGTATCAATTTTGATAACCCGAGTGTTCAGAAAGCTCTGGACACTTTGATTCAGAGCGGACCAGCTCTCAACCACCTGGTGAATAGCGGGAGCCTAatgccacaacaacaacaacagcagcagcagcagcaacaacaacaacaaatgcatCACCAGTCCCAAATGCACCAACAATCTCTTCAAGCAGGACGACCAGCTGCCAATATGGGCCAAATGCAGCAAATGTATCCTCGACATTACTAA
- the ncoa5 gene encoding nuclear receptor coactivator 5 isoform X3, with translation MERRIFVGNLPTSDMEKKDLIEIFSPYGKICGVSLFRGYGFVQFERVEEAEAAKMAQKGRIYKGYRIDVNMAVERRSTKPHSQQSPPRRAFGGYGDGKEPRPRSRSRSPGNPREPRDRDARDPRDRDNREGRDGRSSPGREPRPGSHPRDHEYRYRGSDGRDKDLRSPRDPAYKLDYDRYYRGGNPADDYYRRKDEPFRDQYRDPWNGRREAEADDRVRPEERRRNELYRQYYEELQRRQETDRPVDCSVIVVNKAQNREYAETVGRKVHDLGMVVDLIFLNTEVSLTQALEDVGRARTPFAIIITQQHQVHRSCTVNILFGTPQEHRNMPMQDAMMLISHNYDTYKMENREKEREEIARKAAKMADDVLLRDPDRESHPVTVLTSITLLAENRFLTPEELEGMISYLTDKRTRLVRNPADPLAAAVLPATAEVPPAVGMGTSAMGPGLSSRVAQQQSGLMASQSGHMASQSGHMAPQSGLMAQQQTGLMAPQSSHMAPQSSHMAPQSSHMAPHSAHMGPQSGLMAPQSMASQSTSLGAQANSNQELQAKILSLFKSTASSSASATTAQSQDYGSARSAGAAAQGYGVPMGRGAVASPGGPRAGNASGGINFDNPSVQKALDTLIQSGPALNHLVNSGSLMPQQQQQQQQQQQQQQMHHQSQMHQQSLQAGRPAANMGQMQQMYPRHY, from the exons ATGGAGCGCAGGATTTTTGTCGGGAATTTGCCGACGTCTGACATGGAAAAGAAGGATTTGATTGAGATTTTCAGCCCATACGGAAAGATATGTG GCGTTTCCCTGTTTCGTGGATATGGATTTGTACAATTTGAACGTGTAGAGGAAGCGGAAGCTGCAAAGATGGCCCAAAAGGGTCGAATTTATAAAGGTTATAGAATAG atGTAAATATGGCAGTGGAACGACGGTCAACTAAACCTCATTCCCAGCAGAGCCCTCCACGCAG GGCATTTGGTGGTTACGGGGACGGGAAAGAGCCACGGCCCCGGTCCCGCTCCCGCTCTCCAGGTAACCCTCGTGAGCCCCGAGACCGCGACGCTCGTGACCCCCGAGATCGCGACAACCGCGAAGGACGTGACGGGAGGAGCTCTCCGGGCAGGGAACCGAGACCAGGAAGCCACCCTCGCGACCACGAGTATCGTTATCGCGGTTCCGATGGCAGAGACAAGGACCTGAGAAGCCCACGAGATCCCGCCTATAA ATTGGATTATGACCGTTACTACCGTGGTGGAAACCCCGCTGACGACTACTACAGAAGAAAGGATGAACCATTTAGGGACCAGTACAGGGACCCATGGAATGGCCGTCGGGAGGCTGAAG CAGATGATCGCGTTCGACCAGAGGAGCGCAGACGCAATGAGTTGTATCGACAGTACTACGAAGAACTGCAACGGCGCCAAGAAACAGATCGCCCAGTCGACTGTTCCGTAATCGTCGTCAACAAGGCCCAGAA CCGGGAGTATGCCGAGACAGTTGGCCGCAAAGTGCACGACTTGGGCATGGTGGTCGACCTGATCTTCCTCAACACCGAAGTGTCACTGACACAGGCGCTGGAGGACGTGGGCCGCGCCCGCACACCCTTTGCAATCATCATTACCCAGCAGCACCAGGTGCACCGATCCTGCACAGTTAACATCCTCTTCGGCACGCCTCAAG AGCACCGCAACATGCCAATGCAGGATGCTATGATGCTGATCAGCCACAATTACGACACTTATAAGATGGAGAACCGCGAGAAGGAGCGTGAGGAGATAGCACGCAAGGCCGCTAAAATGGCTGACGACGTGTTGCTTCGCGACCCCGACCGCGAGAGCCACCCCGTCACCGTACTAACATCCATCACGCTACTGGCAGAAAACAG GTTTTTAACGCCCGAAGAACTAGAAGGTATGATCTCATACCTCACCGACAAACGTACTCGACTTGTACGAAATCCTGCGGACCCCCTTGCAG CTGCTGTCCTTCCCGCCACTGCTGAAGTGCCGCCTGCAGTGGGCATGGGAACATCAGCAATGGGTCCTGGCCTTTCTTCCCGGGTGGCGCAGCAACAGTCGGGCCTCATGGCGTCCCAGTCTGGCCACATGGCGTCCCAGTCTGGCCACATGGCACCCCAGTCTGGTCTCATGGCACAGCAGCAGACTGGCCTTATGGCACCCCAGTCCAGTCACATGGCACCGCAGTCCAGTCACATGGCACCCCAGTCCAGTCACATGGCACCCCATTCCGCTCACATGGGCCCTCAGTCCGGCCTCATGGCTCCCCAATCCATGGCGTCGCAGTCGACGTCTCTGGGCGCGCAGGCCAACTCCAACCAGGAGCTCCAGGCCAAAATTCTCAGCCTGTTCAAGAGCACAGCATCTTCAAGCGCCTCCGCGACTACAGCTCAGTCCCAAGACTACGGCTCGGCACGGTCTGCTGGGGCGGCAGCTCAGGGCTATGGAGTACCCATGGGCCGTGGCGCTGTGGCCTCGCCAGGTGGTCCTAGAGCTGGCAATGCTTCTGGCGGTATCAATTTTGATAACCCGAGTGTTCAGAAAGCTCTGGACACTTTGATTCAGAGCGGACCAGCTCTCAACCACCTGGTGAATAGCGGGAGCCTAatgccacaacaacaacaacagcagcagcagcagcaacaacaacaacaaatgcatCACCAGTCCCAAATGCACCAACAATCTCTTCAAGCAGGACGACCAGCTGCCAATATGGGCCAAATGCAGCAAATGTATCCTCGACATTACTAA
- the ncoa5 gene encoding nuclear receptor coactivator 5 isoform X1: MSRRTSRSPSPASFTRACSSNNPREMERRIFVGNLPTSDMEKKDLIEIFSPYGKICGVSLFRGYGFVQFERVEEAEAAKMAQKGRIYKGYRIDVNMAVERRSTKPHSQQSPPRRAFGGYGDGKEPRPRSRSRSPGNPREPRDRDARDPRDRDNREGRDGRSSPGREPRPGSHPRDHEYRYRGSDGRDKDLRSPRDPAYKLDYDRYYRGGNPADDYYRRKDEPFRDQYRDPWNGRREAEADDRVRPEERRRNELYRQYYEELQRRQETDRPVDCSVIVVNKAQNREYAETVGRKVHDLGMVVDLIFLNTEVSLTQALEDVGRARTPFAIIITQQHQVHRSCTVNILFGTPQEHRNMPMQDAMMLISHNYDTYKMENREKEREEIARKAAKMADDVLLRDPDRESHPVTVLTSITLLAENRFLTPEELEGMISYLTDKRTRLVRNPADPLAAAVLPATAEVPPAVGMGTSAMGPGLSSRVAQQQSGLMASQSGHMASQSGHMAPQSGLMAQQQTGLMAPQSSHMAPQSSHMAPQSSHMAPHSAHMGPQSGLMAPQSMASQSTSLGAQANSNQELQAKILSLFKSTASSSASATTAQSQDYGSARSAGAAAQGYGVPMGRGAVASPGGPRAGNASGGINFDNPSVQKALDTLIQSGPALNHLVNSGSLMPQQQQQQQQQQQQQQMHHQSQMHQQSLQAGRPAANMGQMQQMYPRHY, from the exons ATGTCTCGCAGAACAAGCCGGAGTCCATCGCCAGCAAGCTTCACTCGCGCCTGTAGCAGTAATAATCCCAGAGAGATGGAGCGCAGGATTTTTGTCGGGAATTTGCCGACGTCTGACATGGAAAAGAAGGATTTGATTGAGATTTTCAGCCCATACGGAAAGATATGTG GCGTTTCCCTGTTTCGTGGATATGGATTTGTACAATTTGAACGTGTAGAGGAAGCGGAAGCTGCAAAGATGGCCCAAAAGGGTCGAATTTATAAAGGTTATAGAATAG atGTAAATATGGCAGTGGAACGACGGTCAACTAAACCTCATTCCCAGCAGAGCCCTCCACGCAG GGCATTTGGTGGTTACGGGGACGGGAAAGAGCCACGGCCCCGGTCCCGCTCCCGCTCTCCAGGTAACCCTCGTGAGCCCCGAGACCGCGACGCTCGTGACCCCCGAGATCGCGACAACCGCGAAGGACGTGACGGGAGGAGCTCTCCGGGCAGGGAACCGAGACCAGGAAGCCACCCTCGCGACCACGAGTATCGTTATCGCGGTTCCGATGGCAGAGACAAGGACCTGAGAAGCCCACGAGATCCCGCCTATAA ATTGGATTATGACCGTTACTACCGTGGTGGAAACCCCGCTGACGACTACTACAGAAGAAAGGATGAACCATTTAGGGACCAGTACAGGGACCCATGGAATGGCCGTCGGGAGGCTGAAG CAGATGATCGCGTTCGACCAGAGGAGCGCAGACGCAATGAGTTGTATCGACAGTACTACGAAGAACTGCAACGGCGCCAAGAAACAGATCGCCCAGTCGACTGTTCCGTAATCGTCGTCAACAAGGCCCAGAA CCGGGAGTATGCCGAGACAGTTGGCCGCAAAGTGCACGACTTGGGCATGGTGGTCGACCTGATCTTCCTCAACACCGAAGTGTCACTGACACAGGCGCTGGAGGACGTGGGCCGCGCCCGCACACCCTTTGCAATCATCATTACCCAGCAGCACCAGGTGCACCGATCCTGCACAGTTAACATCCTCTTCGGCACGCCTCAAG AGCACCGCAACATGCCAATGCAGGATGCTATGATGCTGATCAGCCACAATTACGACACTTATAAGATGGAGAACCGCGAGAAGGAGCGTGAGGAGATAGCACGCAAGGCCGCTAAAATGGCTGACGACGTGTTGCTTCGCGACCCCGACCGCGAGAGCCACCCCGTCACCGTACTAACATCCATCACGCTACTGGCAGAAAACAG GTTTTTAACGCCCGAAGAACTAGAAGGTATGATCTCATACCTCACCGACAAACGTACTCGACTTGTACGAAATCCTGCGGACCCCCTTGCAG CTGCTGTCCTTCCCGCCACTGCTGAAGTGCCGCCTGCAGTGGGCATGGGAACATCAGCAATGGGTCCTGGCCTTTCTTCCCGGGTGGCGCAGCAACAGTCGGGCCTCATGGCGTCCCAGTCTGGCCACATGGCGTCCCAGTCTGGCCACATGGCACCCCAGTCTGGTCTCATGGCACAGCAGCAGACTGGCCTTATGGCACCCCAGTCCAGTCACATGGCACCGCAGTCCAGTCACATGGCACCCCAGTCCAGTCACATGGCACCCCATTCCGCTCACATGGGCCCTCAGTCCGGCCTCATGGCTCCCCAATCCATGGCGTCGCAGTCGACGTCTCTGGGCGCGCAGGCCAACTCCAACCAGGAGCTCCAGGCCAAAATTCTCAGCCTGTTCAAGAGCACAGCATCTTCAAGCGCCTCCGCGACTACAGCTCAGTCCCAAGACTACGGCTCGGCACGGTCTGCTGGGGCGGCAGCTCAGGGCTATGGAGTACCCATGGGCCGTGGCGCTGTGGCCTCGCCAGGTGGTCCTAGAGCTGGCAATGCTTCTGGCGGTATCAATTTTGATAACCCGAGTGTTCAGAAAGCTCTGGACACTTTGATTCAGAGCGGACCAGCTCTCAACCACCTGGTGAATAGCGGGAGCCTAatgccacaacaacaacaacagcagcagcagcagcaacaacaacaacaaatgcatCACCAGTCCCAAATGCACCAACAATCTCTTCAAGCAGGACGACCAGCTGCCAATATGGGCCAAATGCAGCAAATGTATCCTCGACATTACTAA
- the ncoa5 gene encoding nuclear receptor coactivator 5 isoform X5: protein MAVERRSTKPHSQQSPPRRAFGGYGDGKEPRPRSRSRSPGNPREPRDRDARDPRDRDNREGRDGRSSPGREPRPGSHPRDHEYRYRGSDGRDKDLRSPRDPAYKLDYDRYYRGGNPADDYYRRKDEPFRDQYRDPWNGRREAEADDRVRPEERRRNELYRQYYEELQRRQETDRPVDCSVIVVNKAQNREYAETVGRKVHDLGMVVDLIFLNTEVSLTQALEDVGRARTPFAIIITQQHQVHRSCTVNILFGTPQEHRNMPMQDAMMLISHNYDTYKMENREKEREEIARKAAKMADDVLLRDPDRESHPVTVLTSITLLAENRFLTPEELEGMISYLTDKRTRLVRNPADPLAAAVLPATAEVPPAVGMGTSAMGPGLSSRVAQQQSGLMASQSGHMASQSGHMAPQSGLMAQQQTGLMAPQSSHMAPQSSHMAPQSSHMAPHSAHMGPQSGLMAPQSMASQSTSLGAQANSNQELQAKILSLFKSTASSSASATTAQSQDYGSARSAGAAAQGYGVPMGRGAVASPGGPRAGNASGGINFDNPSVQKALDTLIQSGPALNHLVNSGSLMPQQQQQQQQQQQQQQMHHQSQMHQQSLQAGRPAANMGQMQQMYPRHY, encoded by the exons ATGGCAGTGGAACGACGGTCAACTAAACCTCATTCCCAGCAGAGCCCTCCACGCAG GGCATTTGGTGGTTACGGGGACGGGAAAGAGCCACGGCCCCGGTCCCGCTCCCGCTCTCCAGGTAACCCTCGTGAGCCCCGAGACCGCGACGCTCGTGACCCCCGAGATCGCGACAACCGCGAAGGACGTGACGGGAGGAGCTCTCCGGGCAGGGAACCGAGACCAGGAAGCCACCCTCGCGACCACGAGTATCGTTATCGCGGTTCCGATGGCAGAGACAAGGACCTGAGAAGCCCACGAGATCCCGCCTATAA ATTGGATTATGACCGTTACTACCGTGGTGGAAACCCCGCTGACGACTACTACAGAAGAAAGGATGAACCATTTAGGGACCAGTACAGGGACCCATGGAATGGCCGTCGGGAGGCTGAAG CAGATGATCGCGTTCGACCAGAGGAGCGCAGACGCAATGAGTTGTATCGACAGTACTACGAAGAACTGCAACGGCGCCAAGAAACAGATCGCCCAGTCGACTGTTCCGTAATCGTCGTCAACAAGGCCCAGAA CCGGGAGTATGCCGAGACAGTTGGCCGCAAAGTGCACGACTTGGGCATGGTGGTCGACCTGATCTTCCTCAACACCGAAGTGTCACTGACACAGGCGCTGGAGGACGTGGGCCGCGCCCGCACACCCTTTGCAATCATCATTACCCAGCAGCACCAGGTGCACCGATCCTGCACAGTTAACATCCTCTTCGGCACGCCTCAAG AGCACCGCAACATGCCAATGCAGGATGCTATGATGCTGATCAGCCACAATTACGACACTTATAAGATGGAGAACCGCGAGAAGGAGCGTGAGGAGATAGCACGCAAGGCCGCTAAAATGGCTGACGACGTGTTGCTTCGCGACCCCGACCGCGAGAGCCACCCCGTCACCGTACTAACATCCATCACGCTACTGGCAGAAAACAG GTTTTTAACGCCCGAAGAACTAGAAGGTATGATCTCATACCTCACCGACAAACGTACTCGACTTGTACGAAATCCTGCGGACCCCCTTGCAG CTGCTGTCCTTCCCGCCACTGCTGAAGTGCCGCCTGCAGTGGGCATGGGAACATCAGCAATGGGTCCTGGCCTTTCTTCCCGGGTGGCGCAGCAACAGTCGGGCCTCATGGCGTCCCAGTCTGGCCACATGGCGTCCCAGTCTGGCCACATGGCACCCCAGTCTGGTCTCATGGCACAGCAGCAGACTGGCCTTATGGCACCCCAGTCCAGTCACATGGCACCGCAGTCCAGTCACATGGCACCCCAGTCCAGTCACATGGCACCCCATTCCGCTCACATGGGCCCTCAGTCCGGCCTCATGGCTCCCCAATCCATGGCGTCGCAGTCGACGTCTCTGGGCGCGCAGGCCAACTCCAACCAGGAGCTCCAGGCCAAAATTCTCAGCCTGTTCAAGAGCACAGCATCTTCAAGCGCCTCCGCGACTACAGCTCAGTCCCAAGACTACGGCTCGGCACGGTCTGCTGGGGCGGCAGCTCAGGGCTATGGAGTACCCATGGGCCGTGGCGCTGTGGCCTCGCCAGGTGGTCCTAGAGCTGGCAATGCTTCTGGCGGTATCAATTTTGATAACCCGAGTGTTCAGAAAGCTCTGGACACTTTGATTCAGAGCGGACCAGCTCTCAACCACCTGGTGAATAGCGGGAGCCTAatgccacaacaacaacaacagcagcagcagcagcaacaacaacaacaaatgcatCACCAGTCCCAAATGCACCAACAATCTCTTCAAGCAGGACGACCAGCTGCCAATATGGGCCAAATGCAGCAAATGTATCCTCGACATTACTAA
- the ncoa5 gene encoding nuclear receptor coactivator 5 isoform X2 — MSRRTSRSPSPASFTRACSSNNPREMERRIFVGNLPTSDMEKKDLIEIFSPYGKICGVSLFRGYGFVQFERVEEAEAAKMAQKGRIYKGYRIDVNMAVERRSTKPHSQQSPPRRAFGGYGDGKEPRPRSRSRSPGNPREPRDRDARDPRDRDNREGRDGRSSPGREPRPGSHPRDHEYRYRGSDGRDKDLRSPRDPAYKLDYDRYYRGGNPADDYYRRKDEPFRDQYRDPWNGRREAEDDRVRPEERRRNELYRQYYEELQRRQETDRPVDCSVIVVNKAQNREYAETVGRKVHDLGMVVDLIFLNTEVSLTQALEDVGRARTPFAIIITQQHQVHRSCTVNILFGTPQEHRNMPMQDAMMLISHNYDTYKMENREKEREEIARKAAKMADDVLLRDPDRESHPVTVLTSITLLAENRFLTPEELEGMISYLTDKRTRLVRNPADPLAAAVLPATAEVPPAVGMGTSAMGPGLSSRVAQQQSGLMASQSGHMASQSGHMAPQSGLMAQQQTGLMAPQSSHMAPQSSHMAPQSSHMAPHSAHMGPQSGLMAPQSMASQSTSLGAQANSNQELQAKILSLFKSTASSSASATTAQSQDYGSARSAGAAAQGYGVPMGRGAVASPGGPRAGNASGGINFDNPSVQKALDTLIQSGPALNHLVNSGSLMPQQQQQQQQQQQQQQMHHQSQMHQQSLQAGRPAANMGQMQQMYPRHY; from the exons ATGTCTCGCAGAACAAGCCGGAGTCCATCGCCAGCAAGCTTCACTCGCGCCTGTAGCAGTAATAATCCCAGAGAGATGGAGCGCAGGATTTTTGTCGGGAATTTGCCGACGTCTGACATGGAAAAGAAGGATTTGATTGAGATTTTCAGCCCATACGGAAAGATATGTG GCGTTTCCCTGTTTCGTGGATATGGATTTGTACAATTTGAACGTGTAGAGGAAGCGGAAGCTGCAAAGATGGCCCAAAAGGGTCGAATTTATAAAGGTTATAGAATAG atGTAAATATGGCAGTGGAACGACGGTCAACTAAACCTCATTCCCAGCAGAGCCCTCCACGCAG GGCATTTGGTGGTTACGGGGACGGGAAAGAGCCACGGCCCCGGTCCCGCTCCCGCTCTCCAGGTAACCCTCGTGAGCCCCGAGACCGCGACGCTCGTGACCCCCGAGATCGCGACAACCGCGAAGGACGTGACGGGAGGAGCTCTCCGGGCAGGGAACCGAGACCAGGAAGCCACCCTCGCGACCACGAGTATCGTTATCGCGGTTCCGATGGCAGAGACAAGGACCTGAGAAGCCCACGAGATCCCGCCTATAA ATTGGATTATGACCGTTACTACCGTGGTGGAAACCCCGCTGACGACTACTACAGAAGAAAGGATGAACCATTTAGGGACCAGTACAGGGACCCATGGAATGGCCGTCGGGAGGCTGAAG ATGATCGCGTTCGACCAGAGGAGCGCAGACGCAATGAGTTGTATCGACAGTACTACGAAGAACTGCAACGGCGCCAAGAAACAGATCGCCCAGTCGACTGTTCCGTAATCGTCGTCAACAAGGCCCAGAA CCGGGAGTATGCCGAGACAGTTGGCCGCAAAGTGCACGACTTGGGCATGGTGGTCGACCTGATCTTCCTCAACACCGAAGTGTCACTGACACAGGCGCTGGAGGACGTGGGCCGCGCCCGCACACCCTTTGCAATCATCATTACCCAGCAGCACCAGGTGCACCGATCCTGCACAGTTAACATCCTCTTCGGCACGCCTCAAG AGCACCGCAACATGCCAATGCAGGATGCTATGATGCTGATCAGCCACAATTACGACACTTATAAGATGGAGAACCGCGAGAAGGAGCGTGAGGAGATAGCACGCAAGGCCGCTAAAATGGCTGACGACGTGTTGCTTCGCGACCCCGACCGCGAGAGCCACCCCGTCACCGTACTAACATCCATCACGCTACTGGCAGAAAACAG GTTTTTAACGCCCGAAGAACTAGAAGGTATGATCTCATACCTCACCGACAAACGTACTCGACTTGTACGAAATCCTGCGGACCCCCTTGCAG CTGCTGTCCTTCCCGCCACTGCTGAAGTGCCGCCTGCAGTGGGCATGGGAACATCAGCAATGGGTCCTGGCCTTTCTTCCCGGGTGGCGCAGCAACAGTCGGGCCTCATGGCGTCCCAGTCTGGCCACATGGCGTCCCAGTCTGGCCACATGGCACCCCAGTCTGGTCTCATGGCACAGCAGCAGACTGGCCTTATGGCACCCCAGTCCAGTCACATGGCACCGCAGTCCAGTCACATGGCACCCCAGTCCAGTCACATGGCACCCCATTCCGCTCACATGGGCCCTCAGTCCGGCCTCATGGCTCCCCAATCCATGGCGTCGCAGTCGACGTCTCTGGGCGCGCAGGCCAACTCCAACCAGGAGCTCCAGGCCAAAATTCTCAGCCTGTTCAAGAGCACAGCATCTTCAAGCGCCTCCGCGACTACAGCTCAGTCCCAAGACTACGGCTCGGCACGGTCTGCTGGGGCGGCAGCTCAGGGCTATGGAGTACCCATGGGCCGTGGCGCTGTGGCCTCGCCAGGTGGTCCTAGAGCTGGCAATGCTTCTGGCGGTATCAATTTTGATAACCCGAGTGTTCAGAAAGCTCTGGACACTTTGATTCAGAGCGGACCAGCTCTCAACCACCTGGTGAATAGCGGGAGCCTAatgccacaacaacaacaacagcagcagcagcagcaacaacaacaacaaatgcatCACCAGTCCCAAATGCACCAACAATCTCTTCAAGCAGGACGACCAGCTGCCAATATGGGCCAAATGCAGCAAATGTATCCTCGACATTACTAA
- the LOC144075237 gene encoding rho-related GTP-binding protein RhoA-D-like has protein sequence MAAIRKKLVIVGDGACGKTCLLIVFSKDQFPEVYVPTVFENYIADIEVDCKQVELALWDTAGQEDYDRLRPLSYPDTDVILMCFSIDSPDSLENIPEKWTPEVKHFCPNVPIILVGNKKDLRNDEHTRRELAKMKQEPVKVEEGREMANRINAFGYLECSAKTKDGVREVFEMATRAALQVRKRKKRSACTLL, from the exons ATGGCGGCCATTCGGAAAAAGCTGGTGATCGTTGGCGATGGCGCTTGCGGGAAAACGTGCCTCCTCATCGTTTTCAGCAAAGACCAGTTTCCTGAAGTCTACGTGCCCACAGTGTTTGAAAACTACATCGCTGATATTGAAGTGGATTGTAAACAG GTGGAGTTGGCATTATGGGATACTGCGGGCCAAGAGGACTACGACAGATTGAGGCCACTTTCCTACCCGGACACCGACGTCATCCTCATGTGTTTTTCCATCGACAGCCCGGACAGTTTAG AAAACATTCCTGAAAAATGGACGCCGGAGGTGAAGCACTTTTGTCCCAATGTCCCCATCATCCTGGTGGGGAACAAGAAGGACCTGAGAAATGATGAGCACACACGGAGAGAGCTGGCCAAGATGAAGCAG GAGCCGGTCAAGGTTGAGGAAGGCCGCGAGATGGCCAACAGGATCAACGCCTTCGGATACCTGGAGTGCTCCGCCAAGACCAAGGACGGTGTACGGGAGGTGTTTGAGATGGCCACCAGGGCGGCACTGCAGGTCCGCAAGCGCAAGAAGAGAAGTGCCTGCACCCTGTTGTGA